In Actinomyces weissii, a genomic segment contains:
- a CDS encoding class II fructose-bisphosphate aldolase gives MLADIRKLAADAAQEGKGLGAFNIVMLEQAEVFADAAEAAGLPLVIQISQNAVKYHGGRLAPLAKAALEVAEAARVPMVVHLDHAEDLDLCRQAVDLGVTSIMYDGSHLPDDVNRATTAEITAWCHERGASVEAELGEVGGKNGVHDPSARTSPQDAARFVADTGVDLLAVAVGSSHAMTTRGAVLDTGLIRAIRAEVPVPLVLHGSSGVSDEGMRAAIEAGMTKINVSTHLNVVFTAAVREFLAANEKAVDPRKYLQAGNAVVGPEVERLLRWYAGR, from the coding sequence GTGCTCGCCGACATCCGTAAGCTGGCCGCCGACGCCGCCCAGGAGGGCAAGGGGCTGGGGGCCTTCAACATCGTCATGCTGGAGCAGGCGGAGGTCTTTGCCGACGCCGCCGAGGCCGCTGGCCTGCCGCTGGTGATCCAGATCAGCCAGAACGCCGTCAAGTACCACGGGGGCAGGCTGGCTCCGCTGGCCAAGGCGGCCCTGGAGGTGGCTGAGGCGGCCCGGGTGCCGATGGTGGTGCACCTGGACCACGCCGAGGACCTGGACCTGTGCCGCCAGGCCGTGGACCTGGGAGTCACCTCCATCATGTACGACGGCTCCCACCTGCCCGACGACGTCAACCGGGCCACCACTGCCGAGATCACCGCCTGGTGCCACGAGCGCGGCGCCTCGGTGGAGGCCGAGCTGGGGGAGGTCGGCGGCAAGAACGGGGTGCACGACCCCTCCGCCCGCACCAGCCCGCAGGACGCCGCCCGGTTCGTGGCCGACACGGGGGTGGACCTGCTGGCGGTGGCCGTGGGCTCCTCCCACGCCATGACCACCCGGGGGGCGGTGCTGGACACCGGGCTGATCCGGGCCATCCGGGCGGAGGTGCCCGTGCCCCTGGTGCTGCACGGCTCCTCCGGGGTCTCTGACGAGGGCATGCGCGCGGCGATCGAGGCGGGCATGACCAAGATCAACGTCTCCACCCACCTGAACGTGGTCTTCACGGCGGCGGTCCGGGAGTTCCTGGCGGCCAACGAGAAGGCGGTGGACCCGCGCAAGTACCTGCAGGCGGGCAACGCCGTCGTGGGGCCGGAGGTGGAGCGGCTGCTGCGCTGGTACGCGGGACGGTGA
- a CDS encoding ROK family protein yields MTARYAVGVDVGGTAIKTVLADAAGRALLQREDPTPRGVEPLLEAVRQLVAEVEAAVAAGTVADGPEPVRPEQVVPTVGVDVPGIVDESTGTAVLSVNLGWQDVPMARLLSEALGRPVSLGHDVRSGAWAEARWGAGSSSCMYLALGTGVAAVFIIDGRPVVSGGWAGEVGQALVPDPDRPGRLERFEAVASAGALARRLAATREPGRRQEVEAAGALGVQIAMEAGDREAQRVWDTALDAQAEVIARSVCMLGPLDVVIGGGLMKAGRRLLFEPLTERVSRLLTVSPVPRVVPAALGAWAQALGSAGRALESQEQPR; encoded by the coding sequence ATGACGGCGCGCTACGCCGTCGGCGTCGACGTCGGGGGGACCGCCATCAAGACGGTCCTGGCCGACGCCGCCGGCAGGGCCCTGCTGCAGCGGGAGGACCCCACCCCCCGAGGCGTGGAGCCGCTGCTGGAGGCCGTGCGGCAGCTGGTGGCCGAGGTCGAGGCCGCGGTCGCCGCTGGCACGGTTGCTGACGGGCCGGAGCCGGTCCGCCCCGAGCAGGTGGTGCCCACTGTGGGCGTGGACGTGCCTGGCATCGTGGACGAGTCCACGGGCACGGCGGTGCTCTCAGTCAACCTGGGCTGGCAGGACGTGCCCATGGCGCGTCTCCTGTCCGAGGCCCTGGGCCGGCCGGTGAGCCTGGGGCACGACGTCCGCTCCGGGGCCTGGGCGGAGGCCCGCTGGGGGGCAGGCAGCAGCAGCTGCATGTACCTGGCGCTAGGCACCGGCGTGGCCGCCGTGTTCATCATCGACGGCCGCCCCGTGGTCAGCGGCGGCTGGGCCGGGGAGGTGGGGCAGGCCCTGGTGCCGGACCCGGACCGCCCGGGCCGCCTGGAGCGCTTTGAGGCGGTGGCCTCCGCGGGCGCCCTGGCCCGGCGCCTGGCCGCCACCCGGGAGCCTGGGCGCCGTCAGGAGGTGGAGGCCGCCGGGGCGCTGGGCGTGCAGATTGCTATGGAGGCCGGTGACCGGGAGGCGCAGCGCGTCTGGGACACCGCCCTGGACGCGCAGGCCGAGGTGATCGCACGCAGCGTGTGCATGCTCGGGCCGCTGGACGTGGTGATCGGTGGGGGCCTGATGAAGGCGGGCCGCAGGCTGCTCTTTGAGCCGCTGACCGAGCGGGTGTCCCGGCTGCTGACCGTCAGCCCGGTGCCGCGGGTGGTCCCCGCCGCCCTGGGGGCCTGGGCGCAGGCCCTGGGCAGTGCTGGTCGGGCCCTGGAGTCCCAGGAACAGCCGCGCTAG
- a CDS encoding SIS domain-containing protein, with product MVNKTTAEIFTQPDTWARAAQLAATAPGLPVSGERVAVIGCGTSWFMAQSYCVLREQLGHGVCDAFTSSLFPLGRDYDRVVLLSRSGTTTEIVDLARDLKARGVPTVLVTAVGQGPVAEHVDTEIVLDFADEESVVQTRFATSALTLFRASLGQDLTAAVADCRKALELEVPGSWVEADQVTFLGDGWCFGLANEAGLKWREASQSWTESYPAMEYRHGPIAIAQPGRLTWVFGQAPAGMAEQVAATGAEFLTFDLDPVATLVLAQRVAVLRAEARGLDPDRPRHLSRAVILPDGGH from the coding sequence GTGGTCAACAAGACGACGGCAGAGATCTTCACCCAGCCTGATACCTGGGCGCGCGCGGCCCAGCTGGCCGCCACCGCCCCGGGGCTGCCGGTCAGCGGTGAGCGCGTGGCCGTGATCGGCTGCGGCACCTCCTGGTTCATGGCGCAGTCCTACTGCGTGCTGCGCGAGCAGCTGGGCCACGGGGTCTGTGACGCCTTCACCTCCTCCCTCTTCCCGCTGGGCCGCGACTACGACCGGGTGGTGCTGCTGTCCCGCTCGGGCACCACCACGGAGATCGTGGACCTGGCCAGGGACCTCAAGGCGCGGGGAGTGCCCACGGTGCTGGTCACCGCCGTCGGCCAGGGCCCGGTGGCCGAGCACGTGGACACCGAGATCGTCCTGGACTTCGCGGACGAGGAGTCCGTGGTCCAGACGCGCTTCGCCACCAGCGCCCTGACCCTGTTCCGGGCCTCCCTGGGCCAGGACCTGACGGCGGCCGTGGCTGACTGCCGCAAGGCCCTGGAGCTGGAGGTTCCCGGCTCCTGGGTGGAGGCCGACCAGGTCACCTTCCTGGGGGACGGCTGGTGCTTCGGCCTGGCCAACGAGGCAGGCCTGAAGTGGCGGGAGGCCTCCCAGTCCTGGACCGAGAGCTACCCGGCCATGGAGTACCGGCACGGGCCGATCGCCATCGCCCAGCCGGGCCGCCTGACCTGGGTGTTCGGGCAGGCCCCCGCAGGCATGGCCGAGCAGGTGGCCGCCACCGGCGCCGAGTTCCTGACCTTCGACCTGGACCCCGTGGCCACCCTGGTGCTGGCCCAGCGGGTGGCGGTTCTGCGCGCTGAGGCCCGGGGGCTGGACCCGGACCGTCCGCGCCACCTCAGCCGCGCCGTGATCCTGCCCGACGGCGGGCACTGA
- a CDS encoding DeoR/GlpR family DNA-binding transcription regulator codes for MTRHERLSTILGMIVEEGTVHIDDIIQRLGISAATARRDLDLLANQQLVTRTRGGASANPTSSELPLRYRTTRMADEKTRIARAAAAMIHPGDTVGLNGGTTTTEVARELAVLPPDPSGGTDLPITVVTNAVNIASELTVRQRVRVVVTGGVARARSYELTGPLSELILPSISVDTLFLGVDALDERGAFAEHEGEAAVNAALVRAARTVVVVCDHTKLGSTAFARICTPERIDLVITDDGASPEQVTMLRDIGLAVQLV; via the coding sequence ATGACCCGCCACGAGCGCCTCTCGACGATCCTGGGCATGATCGTCGAGGAGGGCACCGTACACATCGACGACATCATCCAGCGCCTAGGTATCTCCGCCGCCACCGCCCGCCGGGACCTGGACCTGCTGGCCAACCAGCAGCTGGTCACCCGCACCCGGGGCGGCGCCAGCGCCAACCCCACCTCCTCCGAGCTGCCCCTGCGCTACCGCACCACGCGCATGGCTGACGAGAAGACGCGCATCGCCCGGGCCGCCGCCGCCATGATCCACCCCGGGGACACCGTCGGCCTCAACGGCGGCACCACCACCACCGAGGTCGCCCGCGAGCTGGCGGTCCTGCCCCCGGACCCCTCCGGCGGCACGGACCTGCCCATCACCGTGGTCACCAACGCCGTCAACATCGCCTCCGAGCTCACCGTGCGCCAGCGGGTGCGCGTCGTCGTCACCGGTGGCGTGGCCCGGGCCCGCTCCTACGAGCTGACCGGCCCCCTGAGCGAGCTGATCCTGCCCTCCATCAGCGTGGACACGCTGTTCCTGGGGGTGGACGCCCTGGACGAGCGCGGAGCCTTCGCGGAGCACGAGGGCGAGGCCGCCGTCAACGCCGCCCTGGTGCGGGCGGCCCGCACCGTGGTAGTGGTGTGCGACCACACCAAGCTGGGCTCCACCGCCTTCGCCCGGATCTGCACCCCCGAACGGATAGACCTGGTGATCACCGACGACGGCGCCAGCCCCGAGCAGGTCACCATGCTGCGCGATATCGGACTGGCCGTACAGCTCGTCTAG
- the gnpA gene encoding 1,3-beta-galactosyl-N-acetylhexosamine phosphorylase, producing the protein MPRTTGRVTMPIQEGIDEQIRELAQALGADAVRNSDGTWLPEIASELVDKVYSTYFPARGDQEWALAHPDTLVNQYLMSARVTAMGPGPLRIDVLEGYFREQFRPCYERVERFWEVIDRTSGEVVPPSGWSVNQATGVLTVAEPAPWHEYTVGFLAEQVWDTTQMYNYITNGWGETDPTRVKERPYDVRKNGVWEYMREALGRWLEQHPEVDVVRFTTFFYHFTIAFNSEGKEKMVDWFGYSASVSPEAIDAFEAEYGYRLRAEDFVDAGYYNSPFRCPTRQFRDWIDFQSRFVAQRAKELVDITHAAGREAMMFLGDNWIGTEPYGPYFPSIGLDAVVGSAGSAATTRLISDIPGVRYTEVRFLPYFFPDVFNHDGGDPVGEANESWLSSRRAIVRRPLDRMGYGGYVSLALEFPEFIERITAICQEFRDIHELSGGELPQDAPFTVGVLNAWGALRTWQTHMVAHALWYKAAYSYVGVVEALAGLPFKVRFLSFEEVLRDGVPPEVGVLVNAGAAGTAFSGGDAWADGRLAELLRQWVAEGHGFIGVGEPSAYEQGGTFLQLSDVLGVDRERQLTLSTDRYPNVVDEHVITADLRAPFDDGEGAGGDVYATGPRTQVLSYVDGTLRVAANAFGRGRAVYFSGLPYSAVNSRTLQRALYWAARREDLLEQWFTSNPDTEVAWYPGHRRFLVTNNSYSQAATTVRGEGRSWELVLEPMGSQWVEVD; encoded by the coding sequence ATGCCCAGAACCACCGGCCGCGTCACCATGCCTATCCAGGAAGGCATCGACGAGCAGATCCGTGAGCTAGCCCAGGCCCTGGGCGCCGACGCCGTCCGCAACTCCGACGGCACCTGGTTGCCTGAGATCGCCTCCGAGCTGGTGGACAAGGTCTACTCCACCTACTTCCCTGCCCGCGGCGACCAGGAGTGGGCCCTGGCCCACCCAGACACCCTGGTCAACCAGTACCTCATGAGCGCGCGCGTGACCGCCATGGGCCCCGGCCCCCTGCGGATCGACGTGCTGGAGGGCTACTTCCGGGAGCAGTTCCGGCCCTGCTACGAGCGCGTGGAGCGCTTCTGGGAGGTGATCGACCGCACCAGCGGCGAGGTAGTGCCCCCCAGCGGCTGGAGCGTGAACCAGGCCACCGGCGTGCTCACCGTCGCCGAGCCCGCCCCCTGGCACGAGTACACGGTCGGATTCCTGGCCGAGCAGGTGTGGGACACCACGCAGATGTACAACTACATCACCAACGGCTGGGGCGAGACCGACCCTACCCGTGTCAAGGAGCGCCCCTACGACGTGCGCAAGAACGGCGTGTGGGAGTACATGCGCGAGGCCCTGGGACGCTGGCTGGAGCAGCACCCGGAGGTGGACGTGGTGCGCTTCACCACCTTCTTCTACCACTTCACGATCGCCTTCAACTCTGAGGGCAAGGAGAAGATGGTGGACTGGTTCGGCTACTCCGCCTCCGTCTCCCCGGAGGCTATCGACGCCTTCGAGGCCGAGTACGGCTACCGGCTGCGGGCCGAGGACTTCGTGGACGCGGGCTACTACAACTCCCCCTTCCGCTGCCCCACCAGGCAGTTCCGGGACTGGATCGACTTCCAGTCCCGCTTCGTGGCCCAGCGGGCCAAGGAGCTGGTGGACATCACCCACGCGGCCGGGCGCGAGGCCATGATGTTCCTGGGAGACAACTGGATAGGCACCGAGCCCTACGGTCCCTACTTCCCCTCCATCGGCCTGGACGCCGTGGTGGGCTCGGCGGGCTCGGCGGCCACCACCCGCCTGATCTCGGACATCCCCGGGGTGAGGTACACGGAGGTGCGCTTCCTGCCCTACTTCTTCCCGGACGTGTTCAACCACGACGGCGGCGACCCGGTGGGTGAGGCCAACGAGTCCTGGCTGAGCTCCCGACGGGCGATCGTGCGCCGCCCCCTGGACCGCATGGGCTACGGCGGCTACGTGTCCCTGGCCCTGGAGTTCCCGGAGTTCATTGAGCGGATCACCGCGATCTGCCAGGAGTTCCGCGACATCCACGAGCTCAGCGGCGGTGAGCTGCCCCAGGACGCCCCGTTCACGGTGGGTGTCCTCAACGCCTGGGGCGCCCTGCGCACCTGGCAGACCCACATGGTGGCACACGCACTGTGGTACAAGGCCGCCTACTCCTACGTGGGCGTGGTCGAGGCCCTGGCCGGGCTGCCCTTCAAGGTGCGCTTCCTGTCCTTTGAGGAGGTGCTGCGCGACGGCGTGCCCCCGGAGGTGGGGGTGCTGGTCAACGCCGGGGCTGCGGGCACGGCCTTCTCCGGCGGGGACGCCTGGGCTGACGGCCGCCTGGCGGAGCTGCTCCGCCAGTGGGTGGCGGAGGGCCACGGCTTCATCGGGGTGGGTGAGCCCTCCGCCTACGAGCAGGGCGGGACCTTCCTGCAGCTGTCCGACGTGCTGGGGGTGGACCGGGAGCGCCAGCTGACCCTGTCCACCGACCGCTACCCCAACGTGGTGGACGAGCACGTCATCACCGCGGACCTCCGGGCGCCCTTCGACGACGGCGAGGGCGCCGGCGGGGACGTGTACGCCACCGGTCCGCGTACCCAGGTGCTGTCCTACGTGGACGGGACGTTGCGCGTGGCGGCCAACGCCTTCGGTCGGGGCCGGGCCGTGTACTTCTCGGGCCTGCCCTACTCGGCGGTCAACAGCCGGACCCTGCAGCGGGCCCTGTACTGGGCGGCCCGGCGCGAGGACCTGCTGGAGCAGTGGTTCACCAGCAACCCGGACACGGAGGTGGCCTGGTACCCCGGGCACCGCCGCTTCCTGGTGACCAACAACTCCTACAGCCAGGCCGCCACCACCGTGCGGGGTGAGGGACGCAGCTGGGAGCTGGTCCTGGAGCCGATGGGCTCGCAGTGGGTCGAGGTGGACTGA